AATCTGTGTCGTGTCCCAGTACTTATGactatttcatttcaaccgtGCAGTTTCAGTGGCCTAGGCTACTCGAAGGGACCAGCACAGATTTTTGATCCATGGAATTGAAGGAGAGCCAAAAAACCTTCTTTGAATGAGGTTGAATTAGAGAAAAACCAAGTTAAACAGTAATAATTGTGAAATCATTTGACCTATATGATGTCATTTTTCAGAACAGAAAACCTTGTCTTTCCATTTTCACTATAAAAACATTTGCATCgtgaattaatgaatgaaaGATTATTTAgatgtattttttcatttattggCACATATATTACATTGATCTCTTCTTTAaatcataaaaatcatttattactAGGCCTCCAATTCTAGGAAGCTATTATTACATGATATTATAACATATAATAGTTCAAGActtataaataaatcattctttGCATTTATAGTAAACATAACATCAGTTTGGAATTCACAATTCCGAGGGCCATCCTTAGCTATCAGACTAAATCTCTTGATAATTGATATCAATTAGACATCAGCAGCTGATAAACCCTCAATTTTGGATGCATTCAAAATCAACCGCAATCATCACAGTTTCTTAATTTCTATTATCCGTCTTCGGTAAGTAAACCGCTTTCTCATTTACTGGCTTCCTGGACCTGTGAACTAGCCATAGCTAAAACATTGTCAGTTGATTctgaaaataagataaaaagttATATGATCAAATCATCGAACCATTTACTATGGTAAAAGGATCAAATAGCAAAGACTAACAAATTTCTTTCCCTAAAGATCAGGACCCATTCTATTTGACTATAGGATCGAAGAAATAGGTTCGCAATCTGTATttgtaattcaatttactaagcaACATAATGATTGTCGCTACTACGACGACCCAAGCCAGTTTGAATGTACCAGAATATCGGTGAACTGTTAACCTGGATCCAaggaaattaaaaaatatttttcatacttttataaaaatcaatcattcaCAGCATTGATGGTGTTTccaaaaaaagtaaaatctaaatcATGAGATTGACAAGAAATAGATATATCTAACAAATATAACAAGTCTCTTGCTCTGGACCTGGTTTCAAAAGTGCTGATTGAATTCAGCTGAAATAAgtacattttcaaacttttaaCCCTGGGCCCAGTGTCACAAAAAAGttgaactcaaatttttggtctAGAGGCTGTAGTATTGGTTACTTCAAATCTACAATGATGACAACAATTTAAACTTAACCATTCTgagcttaaactttttcatgaaagcAGACCCTCTAGTAAAATTGTTACTATTCAACCGGGTCGAGGGCTGCATGGACTCACTTAAATCTTTCGTGACTCTTTCGAATTGTTTCAGACTCGTGTTCGAATTCGATTGTAGGAATTCCTGTTCCGCCGGCGTCAGTTTTTCATCAAGTTTTTTCAACGCGGTCAATATCTCGACCATTTGTTGTGTAGCGAGCTCCGATGCTAATTTACCCACTTTGACGTCTCGGTTTACCTGAAAAAAGCAGGGTGGCAACTTTGCTTTGAATAaatgttgttttccctgacttgatctgctaagattccaagggatcattcatttattacgttcgtataaaattcgaatttttcaacccccctgtaagcaaaatcggccattttttcatatacattaagcattacagtacgcaattgcacttacccctccccctcccctaatgcatacgtaataaatgaatgacccccaacagtcaaatacgtaaaatACATTGTAGACGGAAACTGCTTGATTTTACATGTGATATagtgatttcaacaaataTCCCTGACTTTTCCTGATTTTTAGGGTTGTACAGTCATGGCacagatttaagaccagtctaacacCATCTTAATTCTATAGCTAAtacaacaacttaagactggtctaacCAAGATCAGTTAAAATTCAACTATTGCATCAAACTGGTCCCCGATACTTACCTCGGCTAATCTCTGTCGTAATTGACCGGGCTGTTTTTTTGCGAATAatcgaataacttctggtgTTTTGAAAGCATCACTAATCGCAGCTTGGATTGCCTGAAATAGAATTCCTTAGAAACCTCAGAAAAATTAAACGACTAAAGAACCTGCATTTTCAAGAGACCTACATACCAGTTGCATCGCATTCAAGTTGTCAATCAAACTCAAGTCTCCGCCCTTCATTCGATTTAACGAATCACTGAATTCTTTCAGTTGTTCCATTGTGTCTTTTTTAGTTTCTTCATATTCATCTTCATCCAAGTCTTCTCTGAACCAGAGAACAAAATATCGTTACTACGTTTTGTATTTCAAAGCCTTCAATGTTTACACTTAATTTACGTATATATTAATTTAAATTGTAGATTTCAAATTGGGAAATTTTTAACACGTGcttatcttgaatttttgAGAATTGGGCCAAATGCAAAATTAGCTATTAAAAGTTTTACAATTACCCTACTACACAGTTTACCTGCATTCTTCTAAGTCCGTTAACTGTTGCATAAGTCTATCCAGTTGTTCGCCCAGGTTCTGCTGTAATTTGCTCGTCTCGGATTGCCCCCTTGATGCCATTTTATCTTTTAGTCTTAATTCGCTGTTGCCGTTGGAACTGCTGTCAAATCGCTGATTGCTGTCAAATCGTTATGCTGCTGTCAAATTACTATAGGCCTAAATGTTGGATGACTTTAGTACACACTATACACTTGAACTCCCTACTTGTTTCTTCTGGCGGGGAGGTAGCTTATATAGCAGAAGCATAGACAGTTATCTCTAGCTACcggctctctctctctgagcCGAGGAAATTGTCACAACAGGGGCTTGTCACCACAATTTGATGGAGGATGGATGATACCAGTAGCCCTattcttttactgggacgctGTGGATATTGTAAATGGGTTAATTATTTGTGTCAAGGAATTATATTACGAGTTCgcaaattagtttttttcatttaaatcaaGTCAATCTCTAATTACCTACCACCTTCCAAACTTTTTCGATTTTGTATGCGATATTCACAAAAAGCACCGCCTAGTGCCCAAaaaaatgggattcgaacccggtgACCTTTATCCAAAACATTGTCGTGTTATTGTTATTCGCATTTAAGTCTTCCTACTCtttaatttatcatgaaaTGTACGAAAAGATGTTATTTCGTTAAAATATCTGTTTGAATCTTTTGCCATTCTGCAAAATGACGAGTTGAAATTATCGAAAATATTagcattgaattgaattgaaattcaagCAATATACGCCATTTAGCATTTACGACTTCCGGGCGATGTTTCCGATTTTTTGATCGAGAATAGAATAGTATTTTTGTTAAAGATTACGACTGTAATGTCAGATTATGACGGATCAAGTCAATCCCCGATGGAGCATGGAGAATTAGACCCCAGTCCGCGTCGTTTTATCAATGATGTTGAAGAAGACCCGATCACAATAGACGACAGCAGCCCAGAAAAGTAAGTTCACTTTTGCATCCCTTCTTTCCTCTTGCTTTGATCATGATCTCATCGCTTCTCATTCATTCAATCCAGTACATAATCACTCTGGAAAGTAGGCTACTTCTTTCTGAGTCCAAAAGACCCGCCTTTTGGGTCTAAAATTTGCCGAAAAGTCCTTAGTACTTCTTTTAACCCTGCTGGGCTGGCGCTTACACCATTGCAAAAATTCCAAtaagatttaaaatctataatttttggataataaacatttatctATAGATGAAACGagcgtttttatttgataactattattttatgtttttttttccagaatcGAAGACGCTTTGAATATTCAGCCGCCTCCGGCCGGTCACACGAGTCGCAAAGATAAAAAACATAAACGCCATCGAGACAACgagcgccaccgcgcgggagtAATAATGGAGGCGGGCGGGCGTTACCACGACGACCACCGAGGCGAAAACCACCGCGGCGCGAATAAACGAGACGCTCGCGAGGTGATACGCGAGAGGGAACGCGAACGCAGAATGAGAGACGAGGATCGCGAGGCGAAGAGAAGAGAACAGTCTCGTATGGAGAGGTATGAAAATCACTCGAGTCTGTCGGTCTGTTTTACAGCGTGGCCATTGACCtggaaaattcagggaatcagaaaagtCGGGcagaaatcagggaaaactttAAGATTTTGACTGATAGATTTCACccaaaacctggaaaactctggATACTGCTATCGACCACGCGTTTCTTTTACaagtttcaatgaaaaatgaatgaattgtaacattttaaacctagaaatttcttatGATTCACTtcattttgtgtaatcacatggaaaaatcaagAGCCAGTTCAACGGTTGTGAGTTAgggttaactcttgagttaaaatccgttcattttcaattagttaactttgagtcaaatcttaacacagaactgtggaatagGGTCCAGGGGATTTATAATTGGGTGGAAAGTTGTCACCCTGCCGACGCCCCCGGCCATGACCTGACCAATGGTTTCCCCGTTATCATTTCTGGGATGAATgtgctgagtaaactgtgaCGATTCtcaaatacagtcaacccccgctGTACAACCCTCCCATATACCGTCATCCCTGCCCGGTTTTCTGAATGTACAcctaaatacaaatacatagtaaaacaccacCGATaaaccgccatactctctgcACGGATGTGGGTGATATATCAGGGGTTGactatttcagtaatttcaATCTATTGGTAACAGAGTATACTGAGTTTTGGTAGTGTTTTTAGGGAGAGACTCGAACGTCTGGAAAGAGAAACTCATAAAGAACGATATTCACAACAACACGACGATCAATCGACGagacataaacaaaaacagGACGAACGCAAACGACGCGTCGAAAATTGGAGAGCAAGTACGTGATACCCCCCTGTCAATCTCGGAAAGTCTAGTcagagaatttgaatttattcacattttttccTATTGTAATGTGTGTAGCACAAGGGATCTCTTGATAAGAGAAGTTGATATCTAATGATATAATCGGGAAATTTCgaattctttgaaatctatTAGAACCCTTAGTTACCTGCGTGGTATCGTCTTAACCTCTTCGCTACC
This Tubulanus polymorphus chromosome 7, tnTubPoly1.2, whole genome shotgun sequence DNA region includes the following protein-coding sequences:
- the LOC141908583 gene encoding protein LZIC-like, yielding MASRGQSETSKLQQNLGEQLDRLMQQLTDLEECREDLDEDEYEETKKDTMEQLKEFSDSLNRMKGGDLSLIDNLNAMQLAIQAAISDAFKTPEVIRLFAKKQPGQLRQRLAEVNRDVKVGKLASELATQQMVEILTALKKLDEKLTPAEQEFLQSNSNTSLKQFERVTKDLKSTDNVLAMASSQVQEASK